Proteins encoded together in one Planctomyces sp. SH-PL14 window:
- a CDS encoding MATE family efflux transporter, with the protein MPDNDRVTEGLSEPEPAIGWEIIRLAMPVLAEQCLQFFVGLWDYYLSGHLTGPGAAEATEAVGTTVYGSWLASLIFTLVSAGTTALISRAWGAGDSRYAARIGTVSLGLGMVAGIVYGTLAWTGAPYLAAFLKLSPTAAALAVEYLRWDAIAAVPFSVTIVGAAALRGTGNMRTPLLIFSVVSAVNVLMAWSFVDGFGPIPSLGASGIIFGTFIAKWIGGTLMALCFALGLGGVRLTAVSRGEALSLVRRMLRIGLPAAVDGISLWCAQIFFLRIIHQAGDTALKAHFVGIEMESLSYLPAMAWGIATATLVGHRLGAGFPGRAIQVARAALQQVIFVGALAGLAFYFGAERIFGLMHQDEAVRRVGADALRLLAAFEPLLVIGIVSVYALRGAGETRLPMLLTVFSTVFVRLPLAYWAVGAGWGLRGAWMGMCADITLRGIASSLLLLSGRWARTRV; encoded by the coding sequence GTGCCTGACAACGACCGTGTCACGGAAGGACTGTCGGAGCCGGAGCCCGCGATCGGATGGGAGATCATCCGGCTGGCGATGCCCGTCCTGGCAGAGCAGTGCCTCCAGTTCTTCGTCGGCCTGTGGGACTACTACCTGTCGGGGCATCTCACCGGCCCGGGGGCGGCTGAGGCGACCGAGGCGGTCGGCACGACAGTCTACGGGAGCTGGCTCGCCTCGCTGATTTTCACGCTCGTCTCGGCTGGGACCACCGCACTGATCTCGAGGGCCTGGGGGGCGGGGGACTCCCGTTACGCGGCCCGGATCGGGACCGTCTCGCTCGGCCTGGGGATGGTGGCGGGGATCGTCTACGGAACGCTCGCCTGGACCGGCGCGCCGTATCTGGCGGCGTTCCTCAAACTCTCGCCGACGGCCGCGGCGCTCGCCGTCGAGTACCTGCGATGGGACGCGATCGCGGCGGTCCCGTTCAGCGTCACGATCGTCGGGGCCGCCGCGCTCCGCGGGACGGGGAACATGCGGACGCCGCTCCTGATCTTCTCGGTCGTGAGTGCCGTCAACGTCCTGATGGCGTGGAGCTTTGTCGACGGGTTCGGTCCGATTCCGTCCCTGGGGGCGAGCGGGATCATCTTCGGGACGTTCATCGCCAAGTGGATCGGCGGGACGCTGATGGCCCTCTGTTTCGCGCTCGGGCTGGGGGGCGTGCGGCTCACGGCGGTCTCGCGAGGCGAGGCGTTGTCTCTGGTCCGCCGGATGCTGCGGATCGGGCTGCCGGCAGCGGTGGACGGGATCTCGCTTTGGTGTGCCCAGATCTTCTTTCTGCGGATCATTCACCAGGCGGGGGATACCGCTCTCAAGGCCCATTTCGTGGGGATCGAGATGGAGTCGCTCTCGTACCTGCCGGCGATGGCGTGGGGGATCGCAACGGCAACGCTGGTAGGGCATCGGCTAGGGGCCGGGTTCCCGGGCCGGGCGATCCAGGTAGCCCGCGCCGCCCTTCAGCAGGTGATCTTCGTCGGCGCGCTGGCGGGGTTGGCGTTCTACTTCGGAGCGGAACGGATCTTCGGGCTGATGCACCAGGACGAGGCGGTGCGGCGGGTCGGGGCGGACGCGCTTCGGCTCCTGGCGGCGTTTGAGCCGCTGCTCGTGATCGGCATCGTCTCCGTGTACGCGCTCCGCGGGGCCGGGGAGACGCGGCTGCCGATGCTCCTGACCGTCTTCTCGACCGTCTTTGTCCGGCTTCCGCTGGCGTATTGGGCCGTCGGTGCGGGGTGGGGGCTGAGGGGGGCGTGGATGGGGATGTGTGCGGACATCACGCTCCGCGGGATCGCGAGTTCGTTGCTGTTGCTGAGTGGGCGGTGGGCCCGGACCCGCGTTTGA
- a CDS encoding GH3 auxin-responsive promoter family protein: MIFRTLQSSVITTFGRAALESAATPKFRRLQSAMQEATRFQREWLMHRVAQCRDTRFGRDHGFSEIRSIAEFRKRVPVSGYDYFAPYIDAVAGGDPSALIPAHEKLLRFTITTGSSGVPKLNPVTTTWLKEYKEVWDIWGLKLFLDHPTHLGRKLLQMAGTWDMGTTPGGYKISMVSALLARYTSPFIRPFYAVPSDLNDIKDPVARYYTALRLCILDDVGWIILMNPGTMIRLAQIGDEHSDELIRDIHDGTLTTKLDIPSEIRERLCSRLARKNRRGSAWLEAIRNRTGHLYPRDYWRQPVVGGWIGGTAGFQVRYVRDYFGDVPLRDMGLVSSEGRHTIPLEDGRPEGVPALGAGAYEFVPVDEIDQPHPTALDGHELIEGRDYYLVMSTSAGYYRFHIGDVVRCNGFIGEAPLLEFVQKGTRVGDLEGEKVTEHQVLEGAHRAAKTLGIPLGLFTAIPRRLEREHPRYDFLVEITDLPEEAQARRFLEELDRELAALNFLWRARRKEGTLAPPHLVRLPEGTWARYVREETDRRGTGDYQYKHPGLVQDSTWGDQFAAVDVVRT; encoded by the coding sequence ATGATCTTTCGCACACTCCAGTCCTCCGTCATCACCACCTTCGGACGCGCCGCCCTCGAATCGGCCGCCACACCCAAATTCCGCCGCCTCCAATCCGCCATGCAGGAAGCGACCCGCTTCCAACGCGAATGGCTCATGCACCGCGTCGCCCAATGCCGCGACACCCGCTTCGGCCGCGATCACGGCTTCTCCGAAATCCGCTCCATCGCCGAATTCCGTAAACGCGTCCCGGTCTCCGGCTACGACTACTTCGCTCCCTACATCGACGCCGTCGCCGGCGGCGATCCCTCCGCCCTCATCCCCGCTCACGAAAAACTCCTCCGCTTCACGATCACGACCGGCAGCAGCGGCGTCCCCAAACTCAACCCGGTCACCACCACCTGGCTCAAGGAATACAAAGAGGTCTGGGACATCTGGGGCCTCAAACTGTTCCTCGACCACCCCACGCACCTGGGACGGAAGCTCCTCCAGATGGCGGGGACGTGGGACATGGGGACCACGCCCGGCGGCTACAAGATCAGCATGGTCAGCGCCCTCCTGGCCCGCTACACGAGTCCCTTCATCCGCCCGTTCTACGCCGTCCCCAGCGATCTCAACGACATCAAGGACCCGGTCGCACGCTACTACACCGCCTTGCGGCTGTGCATCCTCGACGACGTCGGCTGGATCATCCTCATGAACCCGGGGACGATGATCCGCCTCGCCCAGATCGGCGACGAGCATTCGGACGAGCTGATCCGCGACATCCACGACGGCACGCTCACGACGAAGCTTGACATCCCAAGCGAAATCCGCGAGCGGCTCTGCAGCCGACTGGCCCGCAAAAACCGCCGCGGGTCGGCGTGGCTCGAGGCGATCCGCAACCGGACCGGGCACCTCTATCCGCGGGACTACTGGCGGCAGCCGGTCGTCGGCGGCTGGATCGGCGGGACAGCGGGGTTCCAGGTCCGCTACGTCCGGGACTACTTCGGTGATGTTCCGCTGCGGGACATGGGGCTTGTTTCCAGCGAGGGGCGGCACACGATCCCTCTTGAAGACGGCCGCCCGGAAGGGGTCCCGGCGCTGGGAGCGGGGGCTTACGAGTTCGTCCCGGTCGATGAGATTGACCAGCCCCATCCGACGGCGCTCGATGGGCACGAGCTGATCGAGGGGCGGGACTACTATCTCGTGATGTCGACGTCGGCGGGTTACTACCGCTTCCACATTGGCGACGTTGTCCGCTGCAACGGCTTTATTGGCGAGGCGCCGCTGCTTGAGTTTGTTCAGAAGGGGACGCGCGTCGGCGATCTGGAAGGGGAGAAGGTGACGGAGCACCAGGTCCTTGAAGGGGCGCATCGCGCGGCGAAGACGCTGGGGATTCCGCTGGGGCTGTTCACGGCGATCCCGCGTCGACTTGAGCGCGAGCACCCGCGGTATGACTTTCTGGTTGAGATCACCGATCTGCCGGAAGAGGCCCAGGCCCGGCGGTTTCTGGAGGAGCTGGATCGGGAGCTGGCGGCGTTGAACTTCCTGTGGCGGGCTCGTCGGAAGGAGGGGACGCTAGCGCCGCCGCATCTTGTGCGGCTGCCGGAGGGGACGTGGGCTCGGTATGTGAGGGAGGAGACCGACCGGCGCGGGACGGGGGACTATCAGTACAAGCATCCGGGGCTTGTTCAGGATAGTACTTGGGGCGATCAGTTCGCGGCGGTCGATGTGGTTCGGACGTGA
- a CDS encoding sigma-54-dependent Fis family transcriptional regulator, with protein MAIHSTSQRLLTIGAVVSFLYCIAAMWFVATSPDIGLRCLLTSETPFRPGLEIRALSTDLRSHGDAIASGDTLIELNGEPIYSFVDYARELRNLRSAVPRVGARLKTAGFDTRLLQETDPPRLVESEEGQRYVLCRIRTPDEQIRRTYVELTPPPAGAVLLTLLWLMIETPIVLLSGIACWRRPFDQPLNVFFATTFVSLVAFVGGNHWWVIGGIPALIIPFGVAATLFPAVLFQFFLTFPAPKEIVRQHPKATFGLIYGIPTLVASIITVLIALSWWLSADYGPGPLARGTEAVQRQFAAMVLHGLRYAIQAYLLVAGGYFIGSLAAALHSIVHAQNVIERNQVKWILWAGILAAIPVTYSLFLALFRRTDFALGAAQLPMFLAGASFMVAYAIGIARHKLLLIDQVLTRGMWYYVSNSLLSVVFSLSIALGVLYASRNDLGLLNRTLPLIGLLILSVLTLTWMRDRIQRWIDRQFFGEKYQLDRALQRMNRAVANLLERDAVASNLLNSCCEVLRVELAALYLWDHARTRFSLAAIVGKGDFPPNITVADEVLLVLKNGASFQRVPGATSPEQSLIRRLGTELVTGLEIDSEVAGFLTLGSKPNGMAYTAEDATFLNALGRITGVAFHCARVHEDLTRLNDDLQSKSVKIVEQERQIAMLQSILDSISPNNRSANEPAEGLQRTAIVGHGPAMTEVLETVRKVSSSDASVLVRGESGTGKELLARTLHENSPRRNGPLVSVHCAALSPSLLESELFGHVKGAFTDAREDKVGRFALAHSGTLFLDEIGDISLDVQVKLLRVLQERTFEPVGSTKPVQVDVRIIAATHQNLERLIQEHRFREDLYYRLNVITVTLPALRERREDILELAAHFLKGAAEREGRRITRIDDAALEALMNYSWPGNIRELQNAVNRSVVLAENDIITLKDLPTEIRRPGRSSATARVVEPKLLGAPLPVPRALSNLGPTRTIVVGSDDERGLLAEALQKCGGNKTEAAKILGMPRSTFFFKLKRHGLK; from the coding sequence ATGGCCATCCACAGCACCTCGCAACGCCTGTTGACGATCGGGGCCGTGGTCAGCTTCCTCTACTGCATCGCGGCGATGTGGTTCGTGGCGACAAGCCCGGACATCGGCCTCCGCTGCCTGCTGACGAGCGAAACCCCATTCCGCCCCGGTCTGGAGATCCGCGCGCTCTCGACGGACCTTCGCTCTCACGGCGACGCGATCGCGTCGGGCGACACGCTGATTGAGCTCAACGGCGAACCGATCTACTCCTTCGTCGACTATGCGCGCGAGCTTCGGAACCTCCGCTCCGCCGTTCCACGGGTCGGAGCCCGGCTGAAGACCGCCGGCTTCGACACCCGGCTGCTCCAGGAGACCGATCCGCCGCGGCTGGTTGAGTCCGAAGAGGGACAGCGATACGTCCTCTGTCGGATCCGGACGCCTGACGAGCAGATCCGACGGACCTACGTCGAACTGACCCCTCCCCCGGCGGGGGCGGTGCTGCTGACGCTGCTGTGGCTGATGATCGAGACCCCGATTGTCCTATTGAGCGGGATCGCCTGCTGGCGGCGGCCGTTTGACCAGCCGCTCAACGTCTTCTTTGCGACGACGTTCGTCAGCCTCGTCGCCTTCGTCGGCGGCAATCACTGGTGGGTCATCGGCGGTATCCCGGCCCTGATCATTCCCTTCGGAGTGGCCGCCACCCTCTTCCCGGCGGTCCTGTTCCAGTTCTTCCTGACGTTCCCCGCGCCGAAGGAAATCGTCCGCCAGCATCCGAAGGCAACCTTCGGCCTGATCTACGGCATCCCGACGCTCGTGGCGTCAATCATCACCGTCCTCATCGCGCTGTCGTGGTGGCTTTCCGCGGACTACGGCCCCGGCCCCCTGGCTCGGGGGACGGAAGCGGTTCAGCGGCAGTTCGCCGCCATGGTCCTTCACGGTCTGCGATACGCCATCCAGGCTTACCTGCTGGTCGCCGGGGGTTACTTCATCGGGAGTCTGGCGGCGGCCCTTCACAGCATCGTCCACGCGCAGAACGTCATTGAACGGAACCAGGTCAAGTGGATTCTGTGGGCCGGAATCCTGGCGGCGATCCCGGTCACCTACTCCCTCTTCCTGGCTCTCTTCCGCCGGACCGATTTCGCCCTCGGCGCCGCTCAGCTCCCGATGTTCCTGGCGGGGGCCTCGTTTATGGTCGCTTACGCCATCGGCATCGCCCGCCACAAGCTGCTTCTGATCGATCAGGTTCTGACGCGGGGGATGTGGTACTACGTCAGCAACAGCCTTCTGTCGGTCGTCTTCAGCCTCTCGATCGCCCTGGGGGTCCTGTACGCCAGCCGGAATGACCTGGGGCTCCTCAACCGGACGCTGCCGCTGATTGGCCTGCTGATCCTGAGCGTCCTGACCCTCACCTGGATGAGGGATCGCATCCAGCGGTGGATCGACCGGCAGTTCTTCGGCGAGAAGTACCAACTCGACCGGGCCCTCCAGCGGATGAACCGCGCCGTGGCCAACCTGCTGGAGCGGGACGCCGTCGCCTCGAACCTCCTGAACTCCTGCTGCGAAGTTCTCCGGGTCGAGCTCGCAGCCCTTTACCTGTGGGACCATGCCCGGACCCGATTTTCCCTCGCGGCAATCGTCGGCAAGGGGGATTTTCCCCCCAACATCACGGTCGCCGATGAGGTGCTGCTGGTCCTGAAAAACGGAGCCTCATTCCAGCGGGTTCCCGGGGCGACCTCTCCGGAGCAGTCGCTGATCCGCCGGCTCGGGACAGAGCTTGTCACGGGGCTGGAGATCGACAGTGAAGTCGCGGGATTCCTGACGCTGGGGTCCAAGCCGAACGGGATGGCCTACACCGCCGAGGACGCGACCTTCCTCAATGCCCTCGGTCGAATCACGGGCGTCGCCTTCCACTGCGCCCGGGTCCATGAGGACCTGACGCGACTCAACGACGACCTCCAGTCGAAGTCGGTCAAGATCGTCGAGCAGGAGCGGCAGATCGCGATGCTGCAGAGCATTCTGGACAGCATCTCGCCGAACAACCGGTCCGCCAACGAACCGGCCGAAGGGCTGCAGCGGACCGCCATCGTGGGTCACGGGCCGGCGATGACCGAGGTCCTGGAAACGGTCCGCAAGGTTTCGAGCAGCGATGCCTCGGTTCTCGTCCGTGGCGAGAGCGGGACCGGCAAGGAGCTGCTGGCCCGCACGCTGCATGAGAACAGTCCCCGCCGCAATGGGCCGCTCGTAAGCGTCCACTGCGCGGCTCTCTCCCCTTCCCTGCTGGAGAGCGAGCTGTTCGGCCATGTGAAAGGGGCGTTCACCGACGCCCGCGAGGACAAGGTGGGGCGGTTTGCCCTGGCCCACAGCGGGACGCTGTTCCTCGACGAAATCGGGGACATCTCGCTGGACGTTCAGGTGAAGCTGCTGCGGGTGCTGCAGGAGCGGACGTTCGAGCCAGTGGGGAGCACGAAGCCGGTGCAGGTCGATGTCCGGATCATCGCCGCCACGCACCAGAACCTGGAGCGGCTGATCCAGGAGCATCGTTTCCGCGAGGACCTTTATTACCGGCTGAACGTCATCACGGTGACGTTACCGGCGCTGCGGGAACGTCGCGAGGACATCCTGGAACTGGCGGCGCACTTCCTGAAGGGGGCGGCGGAGCGGGAGGGGCGGCGGATCACGCGGATCGACGATGCGGCGCTCGAGGCGCTGATGAACTACTCGTGGCCGGGGAACATCCGGGAGTTGCAGAACGCGGTGAACCGGTCGGTGGTGCTGGCCGAGAACGACATCATCACGCTGAAGGATTTGCCGACGGAGATCCGGCGGCCGGGTCGATCGTCGGCGACGGCCCGGGTGGTCGAGCCGAAGTTGCTGGGGGCTCCTTTGCCTGTGCCGCGGGCGCTGTCGAATCTGGGGCCGACGCGAACGATTGTTGTGGGTTCGGACGATGAGCGGGGGTTGTTGGCGGAGGCGCTGCAGAAGTGCGGGGGGAACAAGACTGAGGCGGCGAAGATTCTGGGGATGCCGCGGAGTACGTTCTTCTTCAAGCTGAAGCGGCACGGGCTGAAGTAA
- a CDS encoding alpha/beta fold hydrolase, translating into MVVEDRYLFRTTDGVEHPVRKWSGPELVSRRGTILCLHGIQSHSGWYRWSCGRLAEAGWSVHFPDRRGSGRSSERRGDAPSVQRLIDDVAELAREIHEVELPCVLLGLSWGARLAAVAAARHPDLFNRLVLLYPGIHTHIRPTRWQRLGLRLALLSSLGLRTVPIPLRDPSLFTSDPQWQEFIHKDFLALHDLTLRFLAASESLAGEAENSAEAIPFPTLMLLSQNDRIVDNTAARNWFHRLPAIRKELAVIRGAEHTLEFEPSREEFLSRLLGWLNSPSEAE; encoded by the coding sequence ATGGTCGTCGAAGACCGGTATCTGTTCCGCACGACGGACGGGGTCGAGCACCCGGTCCGCAAGTGGAGCGGCCCGGAGCTCGTTTCGCGGCGGGGAACGATCCTCTGCCTGCACGGGATCCAGAGCCATTCCGGCTGGTATCGCTGGTCGTGCGGCCGCCTGGCCGAGGCCGGCTGGTCGGTCCACTTCCCTGATCGGCGCGGATCGGGCCGGAGCAGTGAGCGGCGCGGCGACGCCCCCTCCGTCCAGCGGCTGATCGACGACGTCGCCGAGCTGGCCCGCGAGATCCATGAGGTGGAACTCCCCTGCGTCCTCCTGGGGCTGAGCTGGGGGGCCCGTCTCGCCGCCGTCGCAGCCGCGCGCCACCCGGACCTTTTCAACCGTCTCGTGCTCCTCTACCCGGGGATCCACACCCATATCCGCCCGACGCGGTGGCAGAGACTGGGACTGCGGCTGGCCCTGCTTTCCAGCCTGGGGCTGCGAACCGTGCCCATTCCGCTTCGGGACCCCTCCCTCTTCACCTCGGATCCGCAGTGGCAGGAGTTCATCCACAAGGACTTCCTGGCCCTGCACGACCTGACGCTCCGCTTCCTCGCCGCCAGCGAGTCACTGGCCGGGGAGGCCGAGAACTCCGCCGAAGCGATCCCGTTCCCGACCCTGATGCTTCTGTCGCAGAACGACCGGATCGTGGACAATACGGCGGCCCGCAACTGGTTCCACCGCCTGCCGGCCATTCGAAAAGAACTCGCCGTCATCCGGGGGGCCGAGCATACACTGGAGTTCGAGCCCAGCCGGGAGGAGTTCCTGTCGCGCCTCCTGGGATGGCTGAACTCCCCGTCGGAAGCGGAATGA
- the csrA gene encoding carbon storage regulator CsrA — protein sequence MLVLSRKKNESIVINENIVITVVEVRGDKVRLGIQAPRDVSIHRNEVYEAMKHEPSTAPPPDNVPAQ from the coding sequence ATGTTGGTGCTGTCGAGGAAGAAGAACGAGAGCATTGTCATCAACGAGAACATTGTCATCACGGTCGTGGAAGTCCGTGGAGACAAAGTTCGCCTGGGGATTCAGGCCCCGCGCGACGTTTCGATTCATCGCAACGAAGTTTACGAAGCGATGAAGCACGAGCCGAGCACGGCCCCGCCGCCGGACAACGTTCCGGCCCAGTAA
- a CDS encoding PVC-type heme-binding CxxCH protein gives MRPILLLSLLCLSPSLFAEEAPPRSLDPRLAITLFAENPQIVTPTGLDVDEQGTVWAIESNTHFPPKDYKGHPSDRLLVFRDTDGDGRAESPKVFLDGLKHTMSVAVRPAWLDPIVVEAGTKPADRQVFVATRREILLLEDVDGDDRCDRQTRLVWLDTKGDYPHNGLAGFAFDPLGKLFFGFGENLGEPYAIHFRGAPDQPIKGGGEGGNIYRMNPDGTEMTFWATGFWNPHASCIDAFGQLFTVDNDPDSRPPCRLLHVIRGGDYGYRFRNGRKGLHPFTAWNGELPGTLPMVAGTGEAPSGVLAYENDAFPEEYLGNLMATSWGDHRIDRFRLKPKGASVESVAEPFIVGGETFRPVGIALAPDGSLYCTDWVKRDYQLHGHGRIWRVHTKDRAKKAAVAASAPDPKAVFPVSARRRQARSLVETAEDRKQLVTRILDRRSPTRLRMEAVWALASSPQAAADFPFTRTPEAMTEIRQHFDDPVYQEVVALAEVPQFGFPDDAKVRFNSLMKELSTDENMALHQMRSLVLGAAQLIRQRTGDWKDGPECYQFGMYGEDPFVTATAIDEMIRTGFSLGEETPLGPHEIIHRGLLHRRKSPRDAKTIQDLLANESPPVRRFAVQWAAEEKLTELRPGVAKILESDSMTADLFLATLAALEMLDGRSPQDFDKTPPGKYVLPLLQKPETTDAVRTQALKLLGSETGGVPVEALTKWAESQNDALAVEAVRSLATVPNPAAEAALLRIAQEEARPKPLRLEAILGLASRALASSAVQEALLARLSKSGDEEEQVEILRTLRPAVVTPGIAAAIEAWFKTIAAPSKALRDQEQLTLSLAAREKPTEIPTAAAWLKTAGAPKDLPAGDAARGRRVFFHPEGPGCVKCHVVDGRGGAVGPNLSRIGGAMTLEKLIESILDPSREVSPQFTSWTLVSIDGQVLTGMIVHENEGTTVLGDSTGKTTTVKTADVEERVPQKTSVMPEKLAERMTRREFLDLIAFLESLR, from the coding sequence ATGCGGCCGATTCTCCTTCTGTCCCTGCTCTGCCTCTCCCCATCCCTCTTCGCGGAGGAGGCCCCGCCCCGATCCCTCGATCCGCGGCTCGCCATCACGCTCTTTGCCGAGAATCCGCAGATCGTCACCCCCACCGGGCTCGATGTCGATGAGCAGGGAACCGTCTGGGCCATCGAAAGCAACACCCACTTCCCCCCCAAAGACTACAAAGGGCACCCCAGCGACCGGCTCCTCGTCTTCCGGGACACCGACGGCGACGGCCGCGCAGAGTCTCCCAAGGTGTTCCTGGACGGCCTCAAGCACACCATGAGCGTGGCGGTCCGGCCCGCCTGGCTCGACCCGATCGTCGTCGAAGCCGGAACGAAGCCCGCCGACCGCCAGGTGTTCGTTGCGACCCGCCGGGAGATCCTGCTGCTTGAGGATGTCGACGGCGACGACCGGTGCGACCGCCAGACGCGGCTCGTCTGGCTCGACACCAAGGGGGACTACCCGCACAACGGCCTGGCGGGATTCGCCTTCGATCCCCTGGGAAAACTCTTCTTCGGCTTCGGCGAAAACCTGGGGGAACCGTACGCCATCCATTTCCGCGGGGCACCGGACCAGCCAATCAAAGGGGGCGGCGAGGGGGGCAACATCTACCGGATGAACCCCGACGGAACGGAGATGACGTTCTGGGCCACCGGCTTCTGGAACCCGCACGCGTCGTGCATCGATGCCTTCGGCCAGCTGTTCACCGTCGACAACGATCCCGACAGCCGCCCCCCCTGCCGCCTGCTGCACGTGATCCGCGGCGGCGACTACGGCTACCGGTTCCGCAACGGCCGCAAGGGGCTGCACCCCTTCACAGCCTGGAACGGCGAGCTCCCGGGAACGCTGCCGATGGTCGCGGGAACGGGCGAAGCCCCCTCCGGCGTCCTGGCGTATGAGAACGACGCGTTTCCCGAGGAATACCTCGGAAATCTGATGGCGACGAGCTGGGGTGACCACCGCATCGACCGGTTCCGGCTGAAGCCCAAGGGGGCCTCGGTCGAGTCGGTCGCGGAGCCGTTCATCGTCGGCGGAGAGACATTTCGGCCTGTCGGGATCGCGCTCGCTCCCGACGGGTCACTGTACTGCACCGACTGGGTGAAGCGCGACTACCAGCTCCACGGCCACGGCCGGATCTGGCGGGTCCACACGAAGGACCGCGCCAAGAAAGCGGCTGTCGCCGCATCGGCACCTGATCCGAAGGCGGTCTTCCCCGTCAGCGCCCGACGCCGCCAGGCCCGGTCGCTCGTCGAAACCGCAGAAGACCGCAAGCAACTCGTGACCCGCATTCTCGACCGCCGGTCGCCTACCCGCCTGCGAATGGAGGCGGTGTGGGCGCTGGCCAGCAGTCCGCAGGCGGCAGCCGATTTCCCCTTCACCCGAACCCCTGAGGCGATGACCGAGATCCGCCAGCATTTCGACGATCCGGTCTACCAGGAAGTGGTCGCTCTGGCGGAAGTGCCGCAGTTCGGGTTCCCGGACGACGCAAAGGTTCGCTTCAACTCCCTGATGAAGGAACTTTCGACCGACGAAAACATGGCCTTGCACCAGATGCGGTCACTCGTCCTGGGGGCGGCACAACTCATCCGCCAGCGGACAGGCGATTGGAAAGACGGTCCCGAGTGCTATCAATTTGGGATGTATGGCGAAGATCCCTTCGTGACGGCCACCGCCATCGACGAGATGATCCGAACGGGGTTTTCCCTGGGCGAAGAGACACCCCTTGGCCCGCACGAGATCATCCACCGCGGCCTTCTTCACCGCCGAAAGTCTCCCCGCGACGCCAAGACGATCCAGGATCTGCTGGCGAACGAGTCCCCGCCGGTCCGACGGTTCGCCGTGCAATGGGCTGCCGAAGAGAAGCTCACCGAACTGCGGCCGGGCGTTGCAAAGATCCTTGAGTCCGATTCGATGACCGCCGACCTGTTCCTCGCGACGCTCGCCGCGCTGGAGATGCTCGACGGCCGGTCGCCTCAGGACTTCGACAAGACTCCTCCCGGAAAGTACGTCCTGCCGCTGCTTCAGAAGCCCGAGACGACGGACGCCGTCCGCACCCAGGCGCTGAAGCTCCTCGGCTCCGAAACCGGCGGCGTTCCGGTCGAGGCGCTGACGAAGTGGGCGGAATCGCAGAACGACGCTCTGGCGGTGGAAGCGGTCCGTTCGCTCGCGACCGTTCCCAATCCCGCGGCGGAAGCGGCTCTGCTGCGGATCGCACAGGAAGAGGCCCGCCCCAAACCGCTGCGGCTCGAAGCGATTCTCGGATTGGCTTCCCGGGCTTTGGCGTCGAGTGCCGTACAGGAAGCGCTGCTCGCCCGCCTCTCCAAGAGCGGCGACGAGGAGGAGCAGGTCGAGATCCTGCGGACGCTCCGCCCCGCGGTTGTTACGCCCGGGATTGCTGCGGCCATCGAAGCGTGGTTCAAGACGATTGCCGCTCCCTCGAAGGCCCTTCGGGATCAGGAGCAGCTCACGCTTTCGCTCGCCGCCAGGGAGAAGCCAACCGAGATTCCGACCGCGGCCGCCTGGCTCAAGACCGCTGGCGCCCCAAAGGATCTTCCCGCGGGCGACGCCGCGCGGGGCCGCCGGGTCTTCTTCCACCCGGAAGGACCAGGATGCGTGAAGTGTCATGTCGTGGACGGACGCGGAGGCGCGGTCGGCCCGAACCTCTCCCGCATCGGCGGGGCGATGACTCTCGAGAAACTGATCGAGTCGATCCTCGATCCGAGCCGCGAGGTCTCCCCGCAGTTCACGTCATGGACGCTCGTCAGCATCGACGGCCAGGTCCTGACGGGGATGATCGTTCACGAGAACGAAGGGACGACGGTCCTGGGGGATTCGACCGGCAAGACGACGACGGTGAAGACGGCCGACGTGGAGGAGCGGGTCCCGCAGAAGACCTCGGTCATGCCCGAAAAGCTGGCGGAGCGGATGACCCGCCGGGAGTTCCTCGATCTGATCGCCTTCCTAGAGTCGCTTCGCTGA